The genomic DNA GCAGACACAATATTTGTGTCTGTAACACTTAAGTCATTAAAAGTTTTGAACTGATAAAAAGTAAATGTGCTGATACCACAGTGACCATGGTTATATAAAGAGATGAAAAGCCTCAAGTTTAAACAATGGAACCTGCACAAAGATTGCATCCATTTTGAACAGTAAAAGACAGTCTGTGCAATTGCTGCAGGGATAAGTGaaggatttttaaaattctgCAAATCCTTTCATTCTCATTCACTGGAATTAAATAGCAGAGCTTAATCTGTTCTTCCCTTTTCCTGTATCTAAACAATTTAGATGAGATAAAACTGTTTCTTAGCATACTGGATATTTTTAACTATTCTTAAAAAACTTTTTGTATTTATCTTCACAGTTCCTGAACATAAACACAAGCACTGGATTTCAGgaaatttaaattacatttacattcataaGTTTTAGGCAAGACAAATTTGTAGTTATATTTGGTTCAGTACACAGATTGCTGCTTGGGAAACTGCTTCTCATACAgttttttttactaaaaataGAATAgatgcagctttttttttttttaccagccTATTTCATACAGTCCTGCTGGATTTTACTTACAAGGAAGCAACCAATAgtgcactttttaaaatttggATTATAAACTACTGTTCTTCAAGAGGTAGTATTTCTTTTATTACCATCAAGAGTAATGGGTTTAATAATGGGACGCAGCTGTTTGCGAGTGCTAAAGTAATCCATGCCTCTTTCATTTGCAGTGTGCAATTTCAATGCCAGCAGCAGTACTTACACTTTTGCTATGTAAAAATGGGGAGAGGCAGACATGAATCTTGTAGACAGTGGTAATAAAATTAGGTTCCCACCAActtaaaaaagtttttttttttaatgatttaaccAATATTCTTATAAGGCAggaaaaattatatttacatacaaTCAAAATTAGCAAATTCTtttgcttaatttttttttttttcaatttacatcatacaataaaaaatatgtacaaatgcAGTTTTACACTGTCCAAGTAATTTATACTGTTGTTGACAGACTGGGTTGTTGCCATTCTTTCACATGACATGAGGGTAGGTGCTTATGCAGCGGTACAGCTTTATTAGCTCTATTAGCAACTTCTTAGCAGCAGGTGCCATAATGCCCCAAAGCACCAGTATACACACACCAGTCCCTCAATAGCTGAGGCCATGTCACAGGCTGGATGGCTGCCCTTGCTGCTGTAATGCAGCATGGTGTTGTGGGGCAGGTTCACAGTCTTTGGGCCCCTCATCTTGACGTACATACATGAGGAACAGTGTTACAGTAGCAAAAGTGGCTGCGTTGACAGGGAATGCTCGGAGCAATGTGGAGGTCAGGCCACGAGTGAATACTCGCCAGCCCTCCCTCTCTATGCTCTTCCGTGTGCAGTCCATTATACTGCTGTACTGAAACTTACCCCCAACACCATCTGCCTGCAGTCGAGACTTAATCACATCCACAGGATATGTAGAAAGCCATGAAGCAATACCAGACATTCCTCCAGCAAACAGTAGTTTGGGGATCATGTAGGGGTCCTCTGGTTCACAGCCCAGTGAGCGTGTCAGCACATCATAGGCTAGAAAATACACCCCAAAGCCTGGTGTCTCACGGATGAAGGTTGTGACCATGCCTCTATTGACACCCCGCAAGCCCTCCCGCTGGTATATGCGAGCTAGGCAATCCAAGGAGTTTTTGTAGACTTTGCGAGTACATGACTTCTTCTCTCCAGTACCTTGCATCTGCATGCGTGTCTTGGCCAGCTCCATGGGACAGCAAATGACACACTGGATAGACCCAGCAGCTGCTCCTGCCAGGAACTGGTTCATGGGCGTGTCTTGGCCCAGAAGACGCATGGTGTTCCCCTGCACGCCAAAGACAATGGCGTTGATGAAAGTGAGGCCCATCATCGGAGAGCCAATGCCTTTGTAAAGGCCCAACATCTGCAACAAATAAATGACAGTGAGGACATACCTTACTCCTTTTCAAGTTAAGGCTGTTCCCCTAATGAAATGTGCTACCAGTAATCTCGTACCCATCAGAATATCTGGACAGAGATCACGTAAATTAAAATGCAGGCATAAACTCACCTAAGAAGCATTTAAAACAGATTTGAACCCATTTTTATAAAACACTTGAACCTGTCTTTATAAAACACTTCAGGAAGTGGTCTAAGATGCAATTTAGCCAGACGTTATACAAACATATGCGCATCCCACTCCTTGAGACACATTTTTACAACCAAAACAACGTAATGCAACGGTGGAAAGGAGCTCATGATTATAACAAAAGGTGTTGGTGCTCCACAGTTCAGATTCAGAGATAAGAATGTTAACGTTTCTTCAGTGAGAGTTTTttgcttcttcttcttgttaTTCAGTGTCTCCCtacaatatattaatatttaacccATATGATCCATTACTGTGAAACAGCAGACTTTTATTTACTTAAGAAATGGCTTCTTGTTTTGACTGCCAGTGTAAGGAAATACAAAACCGAACCACAACTGTGTTTCAGTCCAACAAGAGATCCGTTTGACTAAGCGTAAATACTGCTAagtattaaagaaaaaaaaattctacttCAATTCAGAAACTAAACACAATTTAAACGAAACTTGTTTAATCCTCTGTGAATAAAGATTTCTGATGCACTGCACTTCACAGGGTGAAATTACACCAAAATGAACAACATTAACTACCTATGATTGCATTGCAGACTGATTTAGTCAAATTGTTTTGATATAATACCAATGAACATCTTAGATTTTAAATTTCACACCAAGTTTAAGTAAATGCATAATGACTTAAGGTACTTACAGATTCTTGCTTTATGATTGACTGAAAACAGTGGATGGTTCCCCTGTAGAGAGGCTTGTCTGCACTCTGCACTTGGAGCCTGACCTGTGACAAGAAAAAGCACGGTTTCTACAGAAATCTGACAAACAATAGTCTCACAGGTCTCATTTCCACCCACATTGTAAAATGAAGGACAAAAAGCAGAGCCATTTGGTAAATTTGCCAAATTGAGGTTAAAGTAGGATGTGAAATCTAATCTTTTAAAAGGGTGCACTAATCTGCATGCTGACTGACCTTTCCATTTGGTCAGAGACAAAGTGAACTTTGAAAGGTAGCAGAGTTTCACAAATTTGACAAATTAAGCTCACAAATCAACATCACTAATGACACACTGAGAAACCTGCACAAACACAGTATAAGTGCATAGTGTGAAAGAAAGAGGAATGTTCAGCTTTGGCTTTTCATGCAAAATATTTTGATGGCTTGCattactgtttttattgcaACTTGAGAAAAAGCAGGACAAAGAACTACACTGAAGCCAGTTTCTGTCAATTTGATCAGCTTCTTTTATCTTATCACTATAGTAACAGAGTCAGTCTAACGTATTCGAATGAAAACAACAGATAAGTCACAGATAAAGTTGATAAAACGCAATAAAAGTTTGTTGACAAATGTTTATAATATGCATTTATGAACAGGATGAACAATTCATTGATTAACATTTTAGCTGTCTACTGTAATAGCTTTGTTAAAAAGTAGGGCAAAATGGCATGTACATAAAAAAAAGGAAGCAGTTGTGTTGTGGTTAGCTGAGATGAGTAATATGTATGCAGTTAGGAGAAGAGAAAAGCTCTTATTCATACAACATTAACATTGCCTTAAAATGGAAAAAGTGAGTGACCTGTAAAAATCAGAGAGATCATAGCAACCCTATGGCTTTTTGGTGGTGCGCAGGTTCTTCACACCTCTGGCCACAAAGCAAGCTTGAACAGCCTCATTTGCCTTCATACACAATTTCCCATACAGAAGCTGCTTGAAATCCACTGCAGCTGTTAAAAAAACTGAAAGATAATTGCTTACCTTGACAGTATCAAATGGATGTCCCACTAGGACTCCAGCAGCACCTGAAAAGAAGACATGGAATTATGAGAATTTTGGTCTTCTTACAGAAATCTGGGCCAAGATTTAAAAGAGGAGGACACTGTATGCAAAGAAGAACAATCTGAAAACATGAGCAAGATTACTGGTAGTGTCTATTTTACACATAACCAAGAGCAGGGAGTGTTGTTGTCTGCACATACCCAGTGaaacttttattctgtaaagcACCAACAAATgaatcattaaatatttttacatattaacAGCCATCACTCAAACCTGTAGTTCCATGCCTCACCAAAACCTTTTTAAACTACCTTACACTGCCTTCCATTTCACACATTATTAGCTTACAAATTTTCCTCTAAATTCAATGTTCAACATTTCTGTCGATTAATATTCATGAATTCTTTCTTGATATTCAAGTGTGTTGTTTTGACCAACTCTAACAGGAGAAAATGATATTGCAGAGTCAAATGTATCAGTCGAAAGAACTCCTAATCCCTAAAAAGATCTGTGTTCCTCATCATTACGTGGTGCTTACACAATGACGCCAATGTGTATCAAGCTCTGTATGCAAACATTCTTTTAGAGAAACATGAAACACCCACCCCACcctctttaaaatgaaaaaattaatacaaaaatgtTGTAACCATCTTTAAGCTATACTGTTGTGTGGACATCCATAATGAACTCTGCTATGAACTCTGTAACTAACCCAAGTTAAAGGGGCACTGCCATTGAAGCCAATGAAATCATGTTGCTCGCCTCAGTAAACAACATGAGATACTGTCAGGTGATCTTTGGTTTGAGTGACAAGACCAGACTGCCATGGTTCAAGTTTTTCAGGACTTTACACGTCTCTGTGtctacatttattcattcgttaTTACACACCTTCCCTTAATCTAATGCTTAAACAACAGATTTCTTCCACTCTATAAAGCATCTGTATTACAACTGTACATTACCAGTGCTTCCACACAAAGCTGTTATAAGAAATCTCTTCCTAAATTACAAGCCGCGTGGCAGGCCCTCAGCCCCAGTGGCTGTGATTGGTTCTTACAGgggtgtgtggagtgttcttcTTTTTACGGGCTGAGAATAGTGAGGTGGGACATGACTATTCTGGGCATTTCCAGGAACCAAAATCTACAGAGAAGCTTATGAATATGTGCAATTTTGCAACTACAGGATTTACAGAACTCTAATGGACAACTTCTGTTAATTCTGACTAGGCTAACTCTTGTGATATAAATGTATCTGAACACCATACACTTATTACATATATTGTTAGCTGTTAAATAGATTCGATATTATTAGCTGTTACATGCACATACGCACAAAAACATGTGGGttttttgtaataaaaagaaagcTAGTATCACTGCGTTTCACTAATAACAGTTCATAATTATGCAGTGATTAAGACCATCTTTAACTTTCAAATCCAGTCATTGATCTTatttctgtggaaaaaaaacGTGTGCAAAGTAGACtcccttttttccccttcaaCCTTCCAGGGAGAATTATGTCAAAATATTTAACTGCTATTCAAAAGTAATAATTAAACAATATGGTTCCCAGATTATAACATAGGGCAATTTCCTTGAGAATCTTAGATATCTTGTTATGAAAATTACATATTAAATGTGAATATGATTAATCCAAaacaaataagtcaatattcGGAGAGACTAAGAAATTGTTTGAATATAAGTAAATGCAAAcccaaatatttacagaaaagGCTAATTACTTTAAGATACTATGACTGTATTTTGACTTTCTACGTCAGAGGACTGCTTCTCAATTTCTTGCAGCAATTGGTCAATGTTACACTTTCGTTTCTGGCATTTTGCAGATGTTCTTCAGAGAAAATTCTaattttaaacatgttaaaGACGCAATCTATTTCACAATTTGGGAGACTTGCCCAAGGACTTGACTGGTGATGCCTGACCTGGgaataaaaatccactgtgtGGAGGGTAGGAATTCCCAATTTACTATATAAACTGTTGTGGGAAAGACTGTGAATCTGTCATTTTGATATAATAAGATAATATTTCAATAACTATGTAATTATTTTGGAAACGTTAAGTCTGTATTTTGAGTTACTGCATACTGCTGCCAGAAATACCGGATTTTCCTTTTTCTGCCTGGTTGAAATTGGCTTCCATATATTGCAACTGACTGAACTGATCTGCAGATTGAATGACAAGCATTGTCTAAGGCTCGGGTTTCTAAAAGAGGACGATATCTCACACTTTCTACACTGATGTGTGGTGaaataagaatataaacaggtgCATTTGTTTAATGTGCAGTGTAAAAGTGCTGAACTGGTCACTCATCCACAATAAGGCAGTCAGTCCCTCTACTGAACTATGTGTTCACTGGGGACGGTCTGCTGTGATTGAGTATATGGCACTGTCTGAAGACCAGCGTAGATTGTATCTGTCCCTGTACAGATCATATGAACATTGACACATGTGTACGTGTGTTAGTCCCTCTTTAACTGGCTTAACTTCAGAACTTCAGCCTGCTAGCCTGCTAAATGTCACGTTAGCTCACTAGCTCAGAGGCCATATGGATTTATACTACACTCTTCTTCATCTATGGTTAACTTACCTCCTATACAACCAGCAACAAAGTCCATTCTTCTGCTTCAGAGACTTTTCAGCCGTTGGCAAGACTTTAACCTCTCTGTTATGAGCTTTAAACGACGAGTAACACGACTCCTCTAGCAATGATAATTTATTTACAGTGGAAAAGACGCTAGCCAGAGGTTAGCCAGCCTGCTGAATTGTTTCTCAAGTACTGCGACAATGGTCTAGATTGTAAAAGAcgctaaacaaacacagaaaaagataatacacccaaggaccaagcCGCAGTGCCGCAGCAGACCGTAGATCAGATTACTCGGACCGTAGTGGAAAATTACACCTCAGAGTACCACCTAGAGGACTCGGATATTTCTGTTTGCAAATTGATTCCCAAACGAATCGATTCCCCAATTCAGGTAAACGAGAATCGACTCAAAAGGCTCGATTCGACAGTCCCGATTTATCAACTCAGAATTGCTCAGAGTGACAGGAAATCGAAATCGAAAGAGTTTGATGCTAACGGCGCCGGAGAACTGACAAGACGCCATTACAGTGCTACAGTAGCCTATAAGTAAATACggactttaaaataaaacctcAGCATACGTGTACAAGCAGTGCACAACAATACCTGAATATAGTGGGGTCATAGATTTAGTTTAGATATACTCATACTCATAGATGATTATCTTCAGATGTAGTAGGTAAATTAATgccaaaacacagaagaagactcagaaaaagaaacaatcagttatttagttatttctttcttcattgtattttttatttttttctatttggcATTCTTGGTAAGGGGCAAAGAaagaatttcattgtacacattgtaaacttgtttttttactgtgcaaatgacaataaactcttTGACTTGTATATTATCTAATATTATGTAAACTCTACACTTTATTTAGGTAATTTTCCGTTCTCCAAAGTTTTAAAGAGAGAATCGACTCTCTAGAGTCATTTCTTGTCAGAATCAGAATCGGAGTCGTCTCGACGAGTTCATGAGTCGAGCGACCGTGGAGAGTCAGCACGGGGTGTGTAAGGGGAATATTCGTTTTGACCAATGGCTCACTTCTGCAGCAGCCAATCCCTCTGTAAACACCGCCTCCTACAACACCCTCCAGAGCTCATTGGTCCGTCTGCTTCTTGAAATGATTTTTCCATGTTGCATCAGACTTCCGAAAGACTTGTATGAATTAGCATatggtatgtttttttttaatgaaggatAGTAAATTGCTATGGATTAATTAACTGTCTTTTTTGTTACTGTAACAATAAAGGATTTATTCTGAGCAGCCTGTAGCACGATGTGTTTGAAAAGAATatgcacattacattacacattAAAAGCAGATTTatcataaacaaaaaaatcaatgacCTCGCTCAGATACGAGAGATAAAACAATAATCTTGTGCTTAGACTGGGTCTATTATTGTCTTACTGTCACTTTAAAAGCGTTCTGTTGGACTGTTTACCTGAGCTTTTCGCCCCCTGAAAAATCTGAAACACTAAAAGTAGCATTGAATAATAACCCAGTACTAACCTTtctttatttagtttttgtgCCTGTGTAAACTATGGGAGTAACAACACTCTCAGCTCATGATTTAAATGGTCAGTAATGGATTCatgattaaatattttcataaatattgtaaaataaatgaacaaatatagATGAAGAGAACTAATTAGGGTGTCAGTGTTGTTAAAGATGAATGCTGTAGCTGCTGGGTGGTGTTACAATTAATAGAATGGTAATAATTTTAGATTTAAGCCACTCTTGTATTTGTATATACTGCAAACCTTATTGCTCTTAGATTTTAGACAACTGAGTTTAGACCAGGAATTCAGATTATGGGCTTGTACAAAATATTGGCTTGGATTTACTAGTTTATACCAAAGTCCTAATAAAATCTCTCTTTATACCCATTGCACAGCAATGATTAGTGAATTAGGCTAACCAGTCTTGTATACATCAAGCAGAACTTCACGATTACATCATCTGCACTTTTAATCAGAGTGCATTAACTATGAATATTAACAAGTAAATCTTAAAAATGGAATTTTGTTTGCAATATCAAATCAACGTGTGTAATTAGGAGGGTATGGCCCACATTTATATCACAATCACAGTGTCATTCTCTATATTCTGTGTGCTGAACTGTACAGCCAAAACCATAAAAGCTCAAAAGTCAGTACAGATTGCACTGTACTTGAACACCGACCACCTGTAACATTATGACTATATATTGAACTAGCTtgcttgtgtgttttctaaCACCCAGT from Hoplias malabaricus isolate fHopMal1 chromosome 7, fHopMal1.hap1, whole genome shotgun sequence includes the following:
- the slc25a29 gene encoding mitochondrial basic amino acids transporter, translating into MDFVAGCIGGAAGVLVGHPFDTVKVRLQVQSADKPLYRGTIHCFQSIIKQESMLGLYKGIGSPMMGLTFINAIVFGVQGNTMRLLGQDTPMNQFLAGAAAGSIQCVICCPMELAKTRMQMQGTGEKKSCTRKVYKNSLDCLARIYQREGLRGVNRGMVTTFIRETPGFGVYFLAYDVLTRSLGCEPEDPYMIPKLLFAGGMSGIASWLSTYPVDVIKSRLQADGVGGKFQYSSIMDCTRKSIEREGWRVFTRGLTSTLLRAFPVNAATFATVTLFLMYVRQDEGPKDCEPAPQHHAALQQQGQPSSL